In Montipora foliosa isolate CH-2021 chromosome 9, ASM3666993v2, whole genome shotgun sequence, the DNA window gacgaataactcagaaacgatgtacagCACAGACCGGTacctgagaattggtgaggTAATTTATAAAtgtgtctcctacaacattcaaagtttttggcttatttcattgaacggtttcgattttgtttttttgtttttttgttgagtGACAGTGAAAAGGATCTTCGGTATAATATGGTGGAGGACCCAAtattaaaatcatttttaacGCAGGTGGATTTTCCAGGCCTAGCAGCTGAACAGTGGAACCACATTACTAAGTTATGTTTGAGAAAACAAACTTGACAGATTTCCTTACACTTTTAGAAGCGCTAATACTTTCCTCTGTCCGACCATCTTATTTCCGCCCTTCTTCTTTGCAAATCACATTTACATCCTGCTTACTCTTTTTTGTAATTGTCTGGTTGCGACTACCATTTTAGTGTTCTTAATGTAATTTTATCTTTTGGGCTGTCCTTGTTTTGAGCAGGTCAAATCTGAATTATCTTTTAGACCAACAAAGTTATAATTATGCGTGCAttatggtaatggtaatggtaaactttattaaatactcccatcagggcttttcagtatctatttacaataattcaaaGGCCTGTCTCTAAAAGCTATATATATAATCTAAAActtacaaactataaaaaataaaaattaaaaatcctccCAAAGCAGgttctgcaatttttgtttaaaaggaTCCAACTGGAGGTCTTTCATGTCATCAGGCAGGGCATTCCACAATGTTGTTGCTCGATAGTGGAAGGACCGCTGGCCGGACGCCGACTTGAAAAATGGAATGTTTAACAGATTACTATTTCTCGCTGCCAAGGAATGTACATCAGATctttttctaaatttattacATAGGTATGGCGGAGCTAAGCTTTTGACGCATTTAAAGGCCATAACAGTATCCCTGTACTGAACGGCAAGATGAATCGGTAGCCAATTTAGCTCCCGTAATACTGGCGAGATATGCTCGTgcttttttgtgccagttatgatgcgagcagcaaaattttgaacgcgttgaagctttttcaagtttctcttaGATGAGTTAGCCCAGACGGAAGACCAATAAtataatttactaaaaactaagtCCTCAATTATAGTGATAAGGGTCTGCCTGTCTAAAACATGCTTAATTCTGTTGATCTGACACAAACTAGCAGCACAAGAAGAGACTAGATTAGTCACGTGTTCATCATAGGTCAGACTTGCATCGCTTGTAATTCCTAAGTCCTTAGCAGAGGAAACAGGATATATCTGTTTGCCGAGAAGCGTTACGTGGATATCGTCTGGAACTTTGCGCAGCATCTGACTGGTACCCAACAGTAAAAGCTTGGTCTTATCTGGATTTATCAACAGACTATTAGCGCAGCACCAGGCAGCGATCCTCCGTAGATCTTCAGTCAGCTGTCCAGCAGCAATGTCAATGTCCTTTACTGGAAACGAGATGTATAATTTCGAGTCGTCAACATAGGATTCAAGTGAACAAATGTATGGCACTAAAAGCAGGTCATTTATGTAAATATTGAATAAGGCAGGTCCTAAAATGGAGCCCTGGGGGACTCCATGTGTGGTGAGGTGTGACTCAGATAGAGTAGTGCCAATGCGCACAATCTGACTTCTTCCAGATAGATAGCTTTTAAACCACTCAACAGCCCTATTAGAAAATCCCAGCGATCGAAGCTTTGTGAGGAGAAGTGAATGATCTATGCTATCAAAAGCCTTAGATAGATCTAACAGAACCAATGCTGTTATTTGTTTTCGATCCATTGACTCCAGCACAGTGTCGGATATCAAGATGTTCAATGATTCTGTGGAGTGTAATTTCTTGTTACCACTTTGATGTTTCGTCAGTCGTTTTTCCTCTTCCAAGTACGTAATCATCTGGTTTAACATCATCTGGTTTAACGCGTTTAACTTGTTTAATTGAACTCTCATAGGTTTCCGTATAAACGATATCGAGGCTGCAAGGTAATTGATGGTGCAGCGTTGTCCGATACGGAATATAAATATCAAGATAGTTGtataaagttaaaaaaacaaaaaaacagcagtagactagcaacctttgtggcatgattatgatgctgcagcaagaatccccctacaagaaggggttcctctccactaactgaaataataatctctagtaaagcGGGTAAGTGAGGGGAGAATACTgagtgtgtggatggtgagttgagagAAAATCATAGTAAAAAATTAGGGCTAGGTTGTTAAATGAAGAGAAAAATTTACAAGGTAAAATCTCTACCTCACATACAGTGGAGTtagtaaacaaaacaaactctgtgtgaaaataaactTTAATACCAAAATCAGCTTGGGATAGagaaaagtaaaaggaaaaaagaagaaaaaaaatgcaatggTGAATAAAAGACTGAAAACTTAGAAGAAAAGTCTATGCAAAAAGGGATTTATccgagaaaggaaaaaaatattatttattttttagaaaATAGTTACTTCCAAACCATTCGTTTTTTTAATTAAAGATATGcctatccaaaaaggaaaagttTATGAGTTTAAATATTCTTGAAAAATGATAAAACTTAATTTGATTCATTCTGATTTTTCGTTTAACTTGTTTGATTGAACTCTCATAGGTTTCAGTACCTATTATAAACGATATCCAAGCTGCAAAGTAATTGATGGTGCAGCGTTGTCCGATACGGAATATAAGTACCAAGAATAACAACagaagggttagggttagagtcagaaaaaacaacaacaaaaacaacactggAAACCTAGCgagtgattttgattttagagcAGATATCATTCTGAACAAATGAACAAGATAAACAATTTCGATATAGGGATACAGatgtcaaaaataattcaaatcTTTAGACACTAAGACATTGAAATGACGAAAAGTTATTACCTGACGAGACATGTGGCAAACAAAACCGACTGCTCTATTTAAAATTGTGGTATATATTTATTGTATAGAGAAAGTCCTTCTGTTTTTAGATGGCATTTTCCAGAGCAGTCGTGCTAAGATGACCGATGAAATGAGTTCTCGCAGCCTCTTTATAACCGTTGTGGAAGTCTTCTCGATATTAACGTTAAATATTTTGTCGCTAACAGGAAACACGTTAGTCTGCATCGCAGTTTTCAAGAACGTTCGACTTCGGTCAACGACTAATTTGTACATTGTTGCTCTAGCACTGAGCGATCTGCTGTCCGCCATTTTCGTAATGCCTTTCGTTTGTGGTGTGCTTGTAGCCAGTAAATGGGTTTTCGGTGACGTGGTTTGCCAATTTCACGCTTTCTTCAGCTTGTTTGTGATATACGTTTCCCCCGTAACGATGGGTCTGACGGCCGTGAATCGATACGCGAGGATGTGCAAGCCAGACGAGATATACAGGAGATGGTTTTCCAAGAGGAAGTCTATTGCTTTCCTCACGTCTGCATGGACCGTTGTTGCTTGCTATGTTGCAGTTCCGCGGTTTGCAGGTTTGCAAGAGCATCGGTTCATACCAGGTTATGCACAGTGTTCTCTTGAACATCACAGCTATGCTGGGAAAAAGATTCATTACTGCATTGTCCTTGTTCTCTTCTTTTTGACACCTCTGATAACAACTGTTTCCTGCTACCGAAAAGTCGGGAGGATGATACGCCAGCACAACGAAAATTCTTCAACTAATTTACAGCAAGGCGTTAACACGGGCATCAGCAGGCACGAAATAAATATCAGTAAATCCCTCTTTGCAGTCGTGTTTGCCTTCATGGTATGTTGGGTAGCATTTTGGATAATTGTAATCTTACGGCGTTTCTTCCTAGAGGAAAAAGTGCCTCGAAATATCGAACTCTTGTGTATGTTTCTCTTCTATTTCTCCAACACAATAAACCCATTCGTGTATGCAGGAATGAACTCCGCTTTCAGACGAGAATTTCGCAAGATACTCTTCTTGAAACGATGTCGTAGAGATACCGTTGCATTTGGCAGAGAAGGGGCAAACACAAGAAGTGAACACGCACAGCAACCTATCAGATAAGGCTTAAGTTGGACAGAAAACAACACTGAAGACATCACACCGTTTTCTCGGAAGCTCTGCGTTTCCGTAGTTCAAATCCAGTAATTTCACTTTCTTATTGGttaaaattttaattgtactcATAGATATCGGTTCACTTCCATTTGACTCAGTCATCGTTTCACAAAATCAACAGTCAACCGATGGATCTTATTTGGCCCGCATTCCGAACCCCGGTTCCTGATCCGGCCGGAAGTGTACCGATCTAAGCGTGGGGTAGACTCGGGCATGAATTTTGTTGAGGTGGTAATCAGATGCGGTTTAAAGGTTTTTTAACACGGACTCCGCAAAAAGTAAACGCGCTCGCGTGGACAATAATTCAAAGTGTATGCTGCCTTAGCTAAAAAGCAGGTCTTTTTTAGCATGTTTCAGACGCGGAGTAAAAGCAAAATAACTGCTAGACTCCTTGCTTTGAAACGTCAATCTTCACAAGataaagaagaaaggaaaggataAAAGGAGAAGGTTTTTAAGACCTGCGCATCAGTTGTCATtaaattcaaacaaaacaacaacaataacaacaacagaacagtttctttcaagttGGTCAGGTGTCGATGTTTTACGACAGCAGAATCAAAAGTTATCCAAACATCGCAATGTAGAGGCAACGCATCGAGACACGCTCAAGTCAATACATAGGAACTCACAGCCGAAATGCAAAATATCTGCGACACCATTATATGGCGGGACGCACGTTCTTGTAAGATGTTCAAGATTCAACGAATGAAAAAATCACACACGTAACCGGGATCAAGGAATAACAGGCAGCAACTGCCTTCCAAGCCTAATCAAACGAAGCAAGACTGCGAAAGAAGCAAGTAACGTCTAGCCATGCCCCTTACTTAATTATCTCCTGCTTATCGCAAAGCTTTACATTTGGAACTGCAGAAGGAACCAAGGGAATCCAAATATTAATGGTTTAAATTTACGGCGCGTTTGAAATATGAAACTGAACTTGACATACGGCGTtatggtaaaataaaagagattctAAGGCACAATTGTCAATTGTGCTGGTCTTCGGAATCTCTTGGTGTTTTGGTTACATTGTGGTGATGTTGATACTCTTTCTTTTGGTAGGGTTGTAAGTAGTTTTGTCAGTATTACGATCAGCATTGTAAGTAATAtgtattgtaaataattttgtaattaaaaaaaatgtaacgtTTTATGTCGCTCGTTGAAAGGATATATATAGGGAGACGTGATTGCTGGTGAACTCCTATTTGTAATGTCGGTTTGTGTATTGAGAGAATTAGACAGAATTACAATGAATCAAGCATTCTTTAATATGATCTCGCGATGTCTCGCGGATTTCAAAGTTCACGAAATGTTTGGATTCCTCAATCATAAGGCGTAAGTATGTAACATAACATTATGACAAGAACCTAACGTCAATCTGCACTGTAATCACGTTGCGCTTAAACACCTGTATTACTGATATTTCGTATCTCTTCCGATGGTTCACTACCATTGAGGTTAAGAAAGATTCTTGCTGATCATGAAAAATTGACCCACCAACTCAAGAAGCGCTTTAGGAACTGTAAATTGCATTAGTTTAAACGTTGAATAAATGTACAAATTTTTAAAGGGCTtactttcattttgaaaatttttgatttcatttaaaTACACTGCTgagctttaaaataaaatgaatgccGAGTTCTTTTTTAAAGGGATTGTATCACAGTATTGCCCATGCTGTAGCCGTGGCGAATGTGACAGTttataagccaatcagaagtgacgTTATAATTCTCGAGGAGAATTTTACACGTACGTGTGAAAATTTTGCTCAACCACTAGCTCATTAGTGATTGTTATAAACGAGAAATTTTTACACGTACGCTTCCGACTGGCTTATAAACGGTGACATTCGCAATGGCCAGAACATGCGCAATACCGTGTTACTCTCTCCCTTTAACAGCAAACTGAAGAAGCACAACTTACCGGTGACGACATCCACAGCCTTGTTTGACGGCCCACAGTAAATTACTTGAGGTGGTGCCTTAGGAGATTCTTCCGTTTGTCCTTGGCCTTTTTCCCAAATCTTGTACGATTTCGAAGCTTTATTTCTTTCTGAGAACCAGTAAGCTATGTGTACGCCAGTGACTGTTTTACCAGTACCTGATTGAATGAAACGCACATGATGTCAACTCGAATCTCCTTGGCAATAAAAAGAGCAAAATCTTTAATTTAAAAGTAACGGAACATTCAtgataaagtaaagtacgatcggaTAAGGACTGTTTAGGATGTCATTGAATGACAGTCTGTTTTGAAACCTGAGCAGAAGTTACCTTCACACTCAAATGATTTGTGCAATCTCAGTAGATGGCAGAAACACTGGATGGTCgttgatgtgattggtcaacGAAGTCGGGCTATTGTTGGTCGACTGACAGTTAAGCCTAGATGTCAGTTCCCTTCCTTCTCTCTGGCGTATTGTTTTACCGGCCAATAGGATGCCCTGTCAATGTTCACTGTCGAGTTGGTGTGCCTTTTATCCGCTCAGTTTGCAACTCGAATCAATAACAAAGAACTCCTAGCCTGATAGTAAGATGACCGTTTGGTGACAACAATCTCCTTCCTTGAGtgaacgtttttcttttttttttttttgtaccaatAAATGAAACACCATGAATTCCCGCTTCACCGACTGCACTTCGCAACTCACTTCAGCGGTTTTCAAGTCTAGTCGCGGGGTTTGGTCCATCAATTACTGTATCTGTAGTCGGGATTCCAAGTGATCGTGGACTAACCATGTCAAGTAAATTTTTCCTTCTACCACCAACTTTAAAGGCACAACACGTTTGACTAACCTGGGGGACCCTGAATAAGAGTAAATGGCTTGGACAGTGCCTCCCTCACGGCAGCCTCTTGAAACTGGTTTAATATTTTAAAGCCATATTGTCTCAAAGACAAGTTGCAAGGGATTTCGGCCCCAAATTTTTCTGTAAAATGTGAAAGGAAAAGATGTTAAATTTTTGGGGGAAAACTCAGTTTTGTTAGCATAACGTAAAACCTAGAAAAGCGAATACCTTGGCGGAGTGTGATGTGAAGTTTTTCTATTCCTTTCTTTGAAATCTAATTAATGGTCCATGAATAAGACTTAAGAGTGGCTGCCTGTAAAAATCAGACAAATTCTTAATTTCGCGGCAAGGGTCGAAAATTCGATTTGGCTAATATTTTCATGGTAGATAGGCTAGGGCATGACAATAACTACTGGACagttttttcggcaaa includes these proteins:
- the LOC137971266 gene encoding melatonin receptor type 1C-like, with product MTDEMSSRSLFITVVEVFSILTLNILSLTGNTLVCIAVFKNVRLRSTTNLYIVALALSDLLSAIFVMPFVCGVLVASKWVFGDVVCQFHAFFSLFVIYVSPVTMGLTAVNRYARMCKPDEIYRRWFSKRKSIAFLTSAWTVVACYVAVPRFAGLQEHRFIPGYAQCSLEHHSYAGKKIHYCIVLVLFFLTPLITTVSCYRKVGRMIRQHNENSSTNLQQGVNTGISRHEINISKSLFAVVFAFMVCWVAFWIIVILRRFFLEEKVPRNIELLCMFLFYFSNTINPFVYAGMNSAFRREFRKILFLKRCRRDTVAFGREGANTRSEHAQQPIR